The segment CGCTCAATCGCGTTACGGCCAAGCTGGCCCGGCTCCCCGCCGCCAACGGCCTGAACCGGCACGCGACGGTGGTTGGACAGGATCGATGCGGTCATTTCCTCAAGGAACCGAACCCGGCGCACCGTGCCGTCCCCGCCCTTGTGCTTGCCTGCCCCACCGGACCCTTTGCGGATGCCAAAGCTTTCCAGCAGAACCGGGAAGCGCCATTCAAGGACTTCCGGGTCGGTCAGGCGCGAATTCGTCATGTGCGAATGCACCCCCGATGTCCCGTCATAATCCGGGCCCGCACCGGTACCGCCACAGATGGTTTCGTAATACTGGTGCGTATCATTGCCCCAGGTGAAGTTGTTCATCGTGCCCTGCGCACCCGACATCACGCCAAGGGCGGCATAGAGCGTATCGGTGACATGCTGCGATGTTTCAACGTTCCCGGCAACAACGGCGGCCGGATAACGCGGGTTGAGCATCGATCCTTCCGGCACGATCAGATTGACCGGCTTCAGGCACCCGGCATTCAGCGGAATGTCATCATCAACAAGGGTTCTGAAGACATAAAGAACTGCCGCCCTTGTTACCGCCGATGGGGCGTTGAAGTTGTTATCAAGCTGATCGGACGTACCGGTGAAATCAACCGTGGCCGAACGGGTTTCCTTATGGATCGTGACCTTGGCTTTCACTACCGCGCCATTATCCATTTCATAGGAAAACTCGCCGTCTTTCAGAACGTCAATCACGCGGCGCACACTTTCCTCGGCATTGTCCTGCACATGGCCCATATAGGCATGCACAACATCAAGCCCGAAGTGATCGACCATCTTGCGCAATTCCTGCACGCCCTTTTCATTGGCGGCAATCTGGGCGCGCAGATCGGCGATGTTCTGATACGGATTGCGTGCCGGATATTTCGCCCCTTCCAGAAGGGCGGTCAGGCCGGCTTCATCAAACCTGCCCTGATCAACCAGTTTGAAATTGTCGATCAGAACGCCTTCTTCCTCAAGAATACGGGAATTTGGCGCCATCGAGCCCGGGGTGATCCCGCCAACATCGGCATGGTGGCCACGCGATGCGACATAGAACAGGATTTCCTTGCCGTCATCACCAAACACCGGCGTGATCAGCGTGATATCGGGCAGGTGCGTCCCGCCGTTATAAGGATCGTTCAGCATGTAAACATCGCCGGATTTCATTTTCCCGGCATTGTTTTCCATAACGGCCCGAACAGACTCACCCATCGATCCAAGATGGACCGGCATATGCGGGGCGTTGGCAATCAGAAGACCTTCCTGATCAAACAGCGCGCACGAGAAATCAAGCCGTTCCTTGATGTTGACCGAGTATGACGTGTTGGCAAGTGTGACCCCCATCTGTTCGGCAATATTCATGAACAGGTTGTTGAACACTTCCAGCATCACCGGATCGGCCTGCGTGCCAATCGCTTCCGACCGTTTCAACGGCACAACGCGGGTCAGCACAAGATGATCCCGGCCATTGACCTTGGCTTCCCAGCCCGGATCAAGCACCGTGGTCCCAACCGGCTCGACAATCACCGCCGGGCCGCGCACGGTGGCACCCGGTTTCAGATCTTCACGTTTATAGAATGGCGTTTCCTGTGATTTGCCATCAAACACCACCTTGCGGGTGGCAAGCGGATCGGGTTTGACGCCATCCTTGGAAACCTCGGCTTCGGCATCGGGCAGGCCTTGCGTTTCACCAATCGCCTCGACCGCGACGGCTTCCACCACCAGCGGCTTTTCATCCATGACAAAGCCGTAACGCTGCTTGTGCTGTTCTTCGAACTGCGCCTTGATCGATGCAACATCACCGAAATCAACAATCAACGGGTTATCCGTGCCGTCATAACGCAGATGCAGCTTTTTAAGCATGCTGATCTTGGCATCGGTAATGCCCTGCTCATGCAGCTCGCCGCGTGCTTCGGCGGCCAGTGCCTC is part of the Thalassospira lucentensis genome and harbors:
- a CDS encoding hydantoinase B/oxoprolinase family protein → MASHTQNSPTSQTTDQTTGQPKWQFWIDRGGTFTDIVARKPDGSLLTHKLLSENPERYADAAIQGIRELLDVPAGEKIPAEKIEAVKMGTTVATNALLERKGDRTVLVTTTGFRDALRIAYQNRPKLFDRNIRLPEMLYERVIEADGRFDAQGEELTALDRENLRKDLQAAFDDGIRACAIVFMHGYRYTAHENAAAEIAREIGFTQVSVSNQVSPLMKLVSRGDTTVVDAYLSPILRRYVDQVAGELGGVKLMFMQSNGGLTDAAKFQGKDAILSGPAGGVVGMVRTAEMDGFSQVIGFDMGGTSTDVSHYDGEYERDFETQVAGVRMRAPMMKIHTVAAGGGSILHFDGARFRVGPDSAGANPGPAAYRRGGPLAVTDINVMLGKVQPDFFPNVFGPEGNEPLDADAVKAGFADMALKIKDATGQVRTPEEVAEGFLRIAVENMANAIKQISVQRGYDVTDYILQCFGGAGGQHACQVADTLGMTRVFVHPFAGVLSAYGMGLADIRAMREQAVEAKLETAALAGLDESLEALAAEARGELHEQGITDAKISMLKKLHLRYDGTDNPLIVDFGDVASIKAQFEEQHKQRYGFVMDEKPLVVEAVAVEAIGETQGLPDAEAEVSKDGVKPDPLATRKVVFDGKSQETPFYKREDLKPGATVRGPAVIVEPVGTTVLDPGWEAKVNGRDHLVLTRVVPLKRSEAIGTQADPVMLEVFNNLFMNIAEQMGVTLANTSYSVNIKERLDFSCALFDQEGLLIANAPHMPVHLGSMGESVRAVMENNAGKMKSGDVYMLNDPYNGGTHLPDITLITPVFGDDGKEILFYVASRGHHADVGGITPGSMAPNSRILEEEGVLIDNFKLVDQGRFDEAGLTALLEGAKYPARNPYQNIADLRAQIAANEKGVQELRKMVDHFGLDVVHAYMGHVQDNAEESVRRVIDVLKDGEFSYEMDNGAVVKAKVTIHKETRSATVDFTGTSDQLDNNFNAPSAVTRAAVLYVFRTLVDDDIPLNAGCLKPVNLIVPEGSMLNPRYPAAVVAGNVETSQHVTDTLYAALGVMSGAQGTMNNFTWGNDTHQYYETICGGTGAGPDYDGTSGVHSHMTNSRLTDPEVLEWRFPVLLESFGIRKGSGGAGKHKGGDGTVRRVRFLEEMTASILSNHRRVPVQAVGGGEPGQLGRNAIERTNGTVEELKGTDGATMYPGDVFIIETPGGGGYGKA